Within the Rhizobium grahamii genome, the region GCCGTAGAGCGGTGTCGAGATCGGGCCAGGGCTGACGGCGTTGACGCGAATGCCGCGACCGACCAGTTCGCCGGACAGGGTTTTCGCGAGCGTCAGGAGTGCGCCCTTGGTCAGGGCATAAACGCTGGAATTCGGCATTCCGATATGGGCGTTGATCGAGGTGTTGAGAACGATCGAGGCCTGTTTCGAAAAGATCGGCAGCAGAGCCTGGACCAGGAAGAAGGGGCCCTTGACGTTGACCGAGATCGATTTGTCGAAGGCGTCTTCGCCCCACTGTTCGATCGGGCCGAATTCGGCGATCCCTGCGTTGACGAAAAGAATGTCGAGATGGCCGAAAGCGTCGCTGATTGCGCCTGCAACAACCCTCTGGCCTGCGACGTCGCCGGCGTCTGCCTGGATGACCAGAACCTTGTCGCCGAATTCGGCGCGGGCGGCCTCGACGCTGCGGGCGCTGCTGCCGGTTATGGCGACACGCGCCCCTTCCGCGATAAATTGACGGGCCGTTTCGAGCCCGATGCCACTGGTGCCGCCCGTGATGAGCGCCGTCTTGTTTTGTAAGCGTGCCATTGTCTTTGTCCTTGTGAGCAGCGGGCCAGCGGCCCGTGTGAAAGAGAATCTTGGTCAGGCTAACCACTCCGGCACGTATTGCAACCGGAGCGGTTAGCCGGGTTGTCAGGTGCGGGTGATCGATGCGCCGCCATCGACGAGCGAGGCCGTGCCGGTTACGAAGCTTGCATCGTCGGATGCGAGGTAGAGAACCGAGCGGGCAAGCTCTGCCGGGGCCGCAACCCGCTTCAAGGCGTGCAGGTTGGTGATGAAGCTCTGCTTGTCGGACGTGTCGTTCATCTCCCTGTACATGTCCGTATCGACGGCGCCGGGCAGCACCGCGTTGACACGCACGTTCTTCGGTCCGAACTCAGCGGCAAGCGCCTGCGTCAGGCCGATCAGGCCGGATTTGCTGGCGGCGTAGGCGGCAACGCCCGGGAAGGCGAAACTGTAGCCGACGAAGGTCGAGGTGAAGATGACGGAGCCGCCGCCGTTCTGTTCCATCTGCGCGATCTGATGCTTGGCGGCAAGGAAGGATGCCGTCAGGTTGATCGCCAGCGTCTCTGCAAAGCCGCTCTCCGAAACGCCGGTGCTCGGGCCGGCCTCGCCAAGCGTGCCGGCGTTGTTGAAGGCGATATCGAGCTTGCCGTAGTGAGCGACGGCGGTCGACACCAGTTCCTTGTGATAGTCTTCCGAGCGGACGTCGCCGGCAACGGCGACGGCTTCACCGCCTGCAGCCTTGATTTCCTCGACAAGGCTGTCGAGCTCCGGCTTGCGGCGCGCGCCGACAATGACCTTGGCGCCTTCGGCAGCAAAGAGCTTTGCTGTTTCGCGACCGATGCCGGAGCTTGCGCCGGTAACGATAGCAACTTTTCCAATCAATCTGTTCATTGGTCCATCTCCGTTTTCGGGTTGAGGCGGCTGCGGCCGCCCTTCGATGAGTGGAAGATGGCATTTTCTTTTCGTTCGGATTAGTGTGCAAATTACGGAACTCGAATTCGGAATTGCCGAACGATGATCAGGATTGAGGGAGTTGTCGCTTTCGTCGCCGTAGTGGAGGCCGGCTCGGTCAGCGAGGCTGCGCGACGCTTGCGGCTTTCGAAGTCGGTGGTCAGCGAACGCCTCTCCGAACTCGAACGGTCGCTGGGTGGCATGCTGCTGCACCGGACGACGCGGAAGCTAACTCTGACCGAGGACGGCACTGCTTTCCTCGAGCGGGCCACGCGGATTGTTCGCGAGATCGAGGAGGCGGCTGCCGACATGGCGGTGCGGCGAGGAAGCCTCGCGGGTCCGATCAGGATTGCGGCCCCTGTTACCTTCGGGCGAATGCACCTCGGGCCAGCGCTTTATCCGTTCCTCGCGGCGCATCCGGACATCGAATTGACGCTCGATATCGACGACCGCCGCGTCGATGTGTCGTCGGAAGGCTATGACGCCGTCATCCGGCATGGTCCGATCATCGACTCGCGTCTGGTGGTCTGGAAGCTCAGCCGCAGCCGCAGGCTTCTGGTCGCGGCGCCCGACTATCTCGCCCGCGCCGGCCGGCCGGCCGCGCTGGCGGATCTCGATCGGCACAAGGGTATCTACTATACCAATCGCGGCGTGGCTGACTGGCGTTTTCAGACGCCGGAGGGAGCGCTTGTCGTGCGTGCCAAGCTCGCCGTCGGCATCAACAACGGCGACATGATACGGGATGCCGCCGTGGCCGGCCTCGGCATCGCACTGCTGCCGGCGTTCATTGCCGGGCCGGCGGTCAAGGAGGGATTGCTCGAGGAAATCGACGTCGGCTATCGGCCGGAGCCCGAATTCATCTACATGGCGCACCCGGAAGGCCGCAATCCATCCGCCAAGCTGCGGGCGGTTGCCGATCACCTGCGCAAGACCTTCAAGGATCCGCCCTACTGGGATCCGGCGGGCTGATCAGACAAGGCTCATCAGGTTGGCGACCACGCGCGAGCGCTGCGCCTTGAGCATGGCAAGCCCCAGCCGGGCGACCAGTGGAGGCCCCTCGATTGGGCGATAAGCCACGCCATCGAGAGCAAGGTGGGCGATCGACGCCGGAACGATCGAGACGCCGAGATCGGCCGCGACCAGATTGACGACGGAGGGAATTTGCGGCGCCTCCTGCGTCACGACGAGTTCGAACCCGGCATCCCGGCAACCGCGCACGATGTCGTCGTAGAGACTGAGGCCAACGGTGCGCGGAAAGAGGATGAACGGCTCTCCCGCAAGCGCTGCCAGCGGTACGGCGCGCCGCTTCGCCAGTTCATGGTGTCCGGGGAGTGCGACCAGCATCGGCTCGTCTGCCAGCCGCTTGAGCAGGACATCCTTGGGATCCTCCAGCCCCGGCCGGATGAAAGCCGCATCGATCTCCTGGCGCATCAGCTTTTCCATCAGCCAGTTGCTGTTCATCTCGGTCAACGACAACGACACATCAGGCCAGTGACCGCGAAAACGGCGGATGGTTCCGCTGACGGCCGTATTGAAGGCCGAGGAAGCCGTGAAACCGAGGGCAAGCCGCCCGGTCTCTCCACGCGTGGCGCGTTGCGCTGCAAGCTTTGCCTTCTCGGCTGCCGCAACCGCCGCCATCGCCTCAGGAAGAAAGGCGCGGCCGGCTTCCGTCAGTTCGGCGCCGTGCGGCACTCGATGAAACAGCATCGCGCCGATTTCCTGTTCGAGATCCCGGATCTGCTGGCTGAGCGGTGGCTGGCCGATACCGAGCTTCGCCGCCGCCCGGGTGAAGTTCTCCTGCTCCGCCACGGCAAGGAAATATCGGATGTGGCGCAACTCCATTGGTATCTCCAAAACCTATCAAGAACGTCAGTTCCATATATTGGACAAATGATGACCGCTTGGCTAGATCAGAAGGCGTGAAAGGTTGGTGCCCCCATGCCCCGCGCCGCAGACAAGCAGCTAGACGTCCTCGAATCTCCCTCCCTCCCCAATTTGCAACTGGTCCAGGCTCAACCCGAGCCCAAGGAAAAGCAGTACCTTTTTCGCGGAACGGCACCTTACCGCCGGGCCAGCATCGCGCTCTTCCTCTCGGGCTTCGCAACGTTCTCGCTGCTCTATTGTGTCCAGCCCCTCATGCCGATCTTCGCCGCGGATTTTCACATCAGCCCCGCGGCAAGTTCCCTCTCGCTGTCGCTGTCGACAGGGTTTCTTGCCTTTGCGATCTTCTGTGCGGCCGCCGTGTCGGAGAGCTTCGGCCGCCGCAGTCTGATGTTCGCGTCCCTGCTCGGCGCAGCGCTTTGCACCATAGCCTGCTCGCTGGTGCCGAGCTGGCACGCTCTGCTGGTGATCCGTGCGCTCGAAGGGCTTCTGCTCGGCGGTGTGCCGGCCGTCGCAATGGCCTACCTGTCGGAGGAGATCGATCCGCGCGGTCTTGGCGCATCCATGGGGCTCTATATCGCAGGCAATGCCTTCGGAGGCATGGCCGGCCGCGTCGTGACCGGCACGCTCGCTGAATTTTTCTCATGGCGTATCGCGTTGGGAACGCTTGGTTTTCTTGGTCTTGCTGCCGCAGTAGGCTTCTTCCTGCTGCTGCCCGCATCGCGGAATTTTACGCCGCGTCGGGGATTTGATGCGCGCTTCCATCTGCGCGCCTGGATCGGTCATGTCAGCAATCCGGCACTGCCGTTTCTGTTTGCCATCGGCTTCCTGGCGATGGGCACCTTCGTCACGGTCTATAACTACATCGGCTTCCGCCTGGTGCTGCCGCCGTATAGCCTCAACCAGACCGAATTGGGCCTGATCTTCACCGTCTACCTGTTCGGCATCGCCGCCTCCTGGATCGCGGGAATGCTCGGCGATCGCATCGGCCACTTCGTGGTGCTGCCGGCAGGCATCGCCATGGCCGCTGCCGGCGTGGCTGCGACGCTGAGTTCGTCCCTGCCACTGATCATCCTCGGCATTGTGCTGCTGACATCGGGCTTCTTCGTTGCCCACTCGGTGGCAAGCGCTCTCGTCGGTCGGCTTGCGCGTGGCACGAAGGGGCACGCGTCGTCGCTCTACCTGCTGTCCTACTACGTCGGCTCGAGCGTTGCCGGATCGGCAGGAGGGTACTTCTGGAGCGCCGATGGCTGGAACGCCGTGGTTCTTTTCACGTTGGCATTGCTGGCGGTCGGCATGATCGCCGCACTGGTTGCCGCCCGCCTGTCGCGGCGGTAGCCTGCCGCATGATCAGCATCACCAGCCTCGACCATCTCGTTCTGACGGTTGCCGACATAGAGGCGAGTTGCGCCTTCTATGCGCGCGTGCTCGGCATGTCCGTCGAAACCTTCGGCGAGGGGCGCAAGGCTCTCAAGTTCGGGCATCAGAAGATCAATCTGCATCAGGTGAAGCGGGAGTTCGAACCCAAGGCTGCACGGCCGACGCCGGGCTCCGCGGACTTGTGCTTCATCGCGGAAACGCCGCTGGCAGCTGTTGTCGCGCATCTGCGCGCCGAAGCGGTGGAAATCCTCGAAGGCCCGGTCGCGCGCACTGGCGCCACCGGACCGATCATGTCGGTCTATTTCCGCGACCCGGACAACAATCTCATCGAGATCTCAAATCCGGTATCCTGAGGCTGCGCCTTTGCTGCACCTCAGCTCAACGTCCAGGCGATGTAGATCAGCGTCAGGGCGATGATCCACAGAGCAAACCGGCCGGAGCGGTTGTGGCGCGCTTCGGACTTGCCGATCGCCTCCGCCGTGCTGGCGTCGAACCGCAATCCATGCTCGCTCATATAGAGAAGCTCGTGATGGAACTTCTCGGTTTTCGCCGCGATCTCGGGGGCAGCTTCCGCCAGCTTCACAGCTGCCTTCAGCCCGTCCTTGAGGTCCGCGACGATGCGCTTCGGGCCGAGATTGTTGCGGATCCAGTCGCCGACGACGGGCTCTGATGCCTTCCACATGTTGAAACGCGGATTGAGGATGCGTGACACCCCTTCGACGACCACCATCGTCTTTTGCAGCATCACCAGTTCCGGGCGCGTCGCCATGTCGAACAGTTCGGTGACCTCGAAGAGCAGCGTCAGCAGCTTGCCCATAGAGATTGTTTCCGCAGGCTGGCCGTGGATCGGCTCGCCGATCGCGCGGATCGCCTGGGCGAAGCTTTCGACGTTATGATGGCCAGGCACGTAGCCCGCTTCGAAATGTACCTCGGCCACGCGGATGTAATCGCGGGTGATGAAGCCGTAGAGGATTTCCGCGAGGAAGCGGCGTTCCTTTTTGCCGAGACGACCGACGATCCCCATGTCGACGGCAACGATGTCGCCCTGCGCGTCGACGAAGAGATTGCCCGGATGCATATCCGCATGGAAGAAGCCGTCGCGCAGCGTATGGCGCAAAAACGACTGGATCAGCGTATCGGCAAGCGCGTTGAGATCATGGCCGGCAGCACGCAGCCCCTCGACATCTGACATCTTGACGCCATCGATCCATTCCATGGTGATGACATCGCGGCCGGTGCGTTCCCAATCGACGGTCGGCACCCGAAACCCGGGGTCCTTCGCCGTGTTCTCGGCAATCTCCGAGAGTGCCGCAGCCTCCAGGCGAAGATCCATCTCCACCTTGGTGGTCTGCTCCAGCGTCTTCGTTACCTCCACCGGCCGTAGCCGCCGGCTGGAAGGCATGAAGCGCTCCTGCATGTGAGCGACGAGGTACATCGCCTCGATGTCGTGGGTGAAGCGCTGGCGAACGCCCGGGCGCACGACCTTCACGGCCACCTTCTTGCGGCCCGAAGGCGTATCGACTTCGGCCGGATGGACCTGCGCGATCGATGCCGCCGCGATCGGATCGCCGAAGCTTGCGTAAAGCTCCTCGATCGGACGGCCGAGCGAACTGGCGATGCTGGCCTTCGCCGCCTCCGGCGGGAAGAAAGCCATCCGGTCCTGCAGCTGCGACAGATCGTCGGCAAATTCCACACCGACGACGTCGGGTCGCGTTGCCAGGAACTGGCCGATCTTGACGTAGGACGGGCCGAGGCGCTCGACGGCCTGAGCAAGCCTGTCGCTGCGCTTCTTCGACTTCGAGCGGTTGCGTGCGAAAACGCCCGCCACGGACTTGGCGATACCGACAGCCGGCGGAAGATCTTCTGACGGCAGCGCGGAAATCACGCCTTCGCGCACGAGAATCCAGCCGACGCGCCAGAGCCGGAAATATGCTCCCAATGTACTCATGCGGGAACGCCTGCCTGCGGATGCGGGGCGGTGAACGATGCCTGCGAAACCATGCGTCAGAGCTTCCAGCCGGAATGAAGGGCTGCGATGCCGCCGGTGTAGTTGGTGAAGCTGACGCGCGAGAAACCGGCGCCGCGGATCATCTCGGCAAAGTTTTCCTGGTTGGGGAACTTGCGGATGGATTCGACCAGATATTGATAGGGCTCGGCCTCGCCGGTAATCGCCTTGCCGAACTTCGGAATGGCGTTGAAGGACCAGGTGTCATAGACGCGGTCGAGAAGCGGCATGTCCACTTCCGAAAACTCGAGCACGAGCAGACGACCGCCGCGCTTCAGCACGCGATAGGCTTCGCTCAGCGCCACGTCGATGCGCGGCACGTTGCGGATGCCGAAGGCGATCGTGTAGGCGTCGAAGCTGTTGGGTTCGAACGGCAGATCCTCGGCGTTCGCCTCGACGAAAGTCAGGTTGTCGGAAAGCTTCTTCTTGGCGGCGCGCTCGGCGCCGACTGATAGCATCGAGCCGTTGATGTCTAGCACGGTCGAATGCGCCATCCGGTTCGAAGCTTCAATGATGCGAAAGGCGATATCACCGGTGCCGCCGGCCACGTCGAGCGTCCTGTAGCCGGGCTCCTTGCGTGGATTCAACGCCGAGATCATCGCGTCTTTCCAGACGCGATGCATGCCGACCGACATGACGTCGTTCATGATGTCGTAGCGCTTGGCGACCTTGTGGAAGACCTCGTTGACGAGACCCTGCTTTTCACCATCCGCCACTTCGCGGAAGCCGTAGGATGTTTCCATGCCGCCTTCGGCGGAGGTACGGCTTTCTGACATCGAAATACTCCATCTATCTGAAATCGGCGCGGCGACCATAGCGAACGGACGCGCGCGGCGCTATCTGTGGGCCACGGTCGGGGCCGCGGCACCTTGGCGCTATAGCGCACAACGCCCGTGGTTGAAACATGTTAGATATAGATGGGTTAAGATGCCGGAATTGCCAGAAGTCGAAACCGTCCGACGCGGGCTTGCCCCCACGATGGAAGGCACGCGGATCGCCCGCCTGGAGCTGCGTCGCAAGGATCTGCGGTTTCCCTTTCCGGATGGCCTGGAGGCCCGCGCAACGGGCCGCAACATCGTGGCGCTCGGCCGCCGCGCCAAGTATCTGCTGATCGATCTCGACGATGGCACGACGATCATCTCGCATCTCGGCATGTCCGGCTCCTTCCGCATTGAGGTGGGACCAGTGTCCGAAGTGCCCGGCGACTTTCATCATCCGCGCTCGAAGGATGAAAAGCACGACCACGCGATCTTCCATCTCGAGGGCCCGAACGGCATCAGCCGCGTCATCTATAATGACCCGCGCCGCTTCGGCTTCATGGATATGACGCAGCGCTCCGAGCTTGACCTCAATCCCTTCCTGTCAGGTCTTGGGCCGGAGCCGACAGGCAACGAGCTCAGTGCTGCCTATCTGGCGGAGCGTTTCACGGGCAAGGCGCAGCCGCTGAAGAGCGCGCTGCTCGACCAGAAGAATATCGCAGGGCTCGGCAATATCTACGTCTGCGAGGCGCTCTGGCGCGCGCACCTGAGCCCAACCCGTGCTGCCGCGACCATCGTCACCAAGACGGGCAAGCCGACCAAGCAGATGAATCTTCTGGTGGCCTCGATCCGCGACGTCATAGCCGACGCCATCAAGGCCGGCGGTTCGTCGCTGCGGGACCATATCCAAACCGACGGCTCGCTCGGCTACTTCCAGCATTCCTTCTCGGTCTATGACCGCGAAAGTCTACCTTGCCGCACGCCCGATTGCGGCGGTACGGTCGCACGCATCGTTCAGGCGGGGCGCTCGACCTTCTATTGCCCTGTTTGCCAGAAATAACGGGAGGACTGTCCATGGCCTATGAAACGCTCATCGTCGAAACCCGTGGTGCGGTCGGGTTGATCACCTTGAACCGCCCTCAGGCGCTGAACGCCCTGAACTCGACGGTGCTGAAGGAGCTCCTGCAGGCCTACGAAGCCTTCCAGGCCGATGACGCCGTCGGCGCCATGGTGCTGACCGGGTCCGAGCGCGCATTCGCCGCCGGCGCCGACATCAAGGAAATGCAGCCGCTTAGCTATGTCGACGTCTACAGCCGCGACCTGATGAGCGGCTGGGACGACGTCGCCAAGGTGCGCAAGCCCGTCATCGCGGCCGTCAGCGGCTTTGCGCTCGGCGGCGGCTGCGAGCTTGCCATGATGTGCGATATCATCATCGCCTCGGAAACGGCCAAGTTCGGCCAGCCCGAGATCACCCTTGGCGTGATCCCCGGCATGGGCGGCTCGCAGCGGCTGACGCGCGCGGTCGGCAGATATAAGGCGATGGACCTGATCCTCACCGGCCGGATGATGGATGCCGCCGAAGCCGAGCGTGCGGGACTCGTTTCGCGTGTGGTGGCGCCGGAGCGTCTGCTGGACGAGGCCTTGGAAGCAGCCGCCAAGATTGCCTCCCTGTCGCGTCCGTCCGTGCTGATGGCGAAGGAGGCGGTAAACCGGGCGCTGGAGACGACATTGGACGAAGGCCTGCGTTTCGAGCGCCGCCTTTTCCATTCTCTGTTTTCGACCGAAGACCAGAAAGAGGGGATGACGGCCTTCATCGAAAAGCGTAAGCCTGACTTCAAGAACCGCTGAACCTTCGACAAAGGCGGCGTTTCCTTGAAAATGCGCGTTGACGTGGGTCGGCTTTAGGGTTATATGCCCGCCCACGGTTCGGGAAGCCACTCCGGTTTTCCGCTTATGCTCCCGCATTGCTGTATGAAGTGGCCGCAGGGCCCGCGGTGATGACGGAGTTTGTTCGAATTCTTAGAGAGGCATCCATGGCCAATACAACTTCGGCGAAAAAAGCGACCCGCAAGATCGCCCGCCGTACCGACGTCAATAAGGCTCGTCGCTCGCGCGTTCGTACTTTCGTTCGCAAGGTCGAAGAGGCACTCGCATCTGGTGATGCTGCCAAGGCAAAGGAAGCTTTCCTCGCCGCGCAGCCGGAACTGGCTCGCGCTGCAAGCAAGGGCGTTGTTCACGCCAACACGGCTTCCCGCAAGGTCTCGCGCCTGGCAGCTCGTGTGAAGGCTCTGTCGGTTTCCGCAACCGCATAATCTTTCGTTAACAAACGCTTCGTTATGATTAGCCCGGCAACTTTGTCGGGCTTTTTCGATTCCGCCAGCGGCCAAAGTTTTGGTTAATTCAGCGACGATTTCATGTCGGGTGGATGACACAAAAAAATGTTTAAAAACAATGGCTTGCAACAGGATGCTGTCAAGTCTGACGACTCGGACCTTCCGTAGCGGGGTCCAAAACGAGTCAAGAAGCTTTTTTCTTTTTTTCTTTTTATGCGTGTCAAAATTGCCAGAAATGGGAATCTCCTTGATTCAAAAGCGATTCTTTTTTGACACTGGCGTGACGCCCAAAAACTGGCGCCGGAGTCAACGGGGCCGTCTTAATTTTGCGTAAAATTCATCGTTGATCTCCGCCATCGATCCTGCCTAAATGCCGCTCAACAAGGGGCTCGGACATCACCTGTTTAAGGCTTGGTCTTGAAACTGCCACGTCGGCAGGCTGATTGCTTTGTGTCTTTTGTGACGAGGGAAGTACCCTCGGATTTTCACGCACTGGCGCAAATTGGACCGCGACTTTGGCTGTCGCGGAACGGGATCGTTTGTGCGTTCACAGTACACGCTTTGCGTGAGGTCTTGGGAGAGGAGATCTTTGCGCAGGTAAGCTGGCAACCGCTTGGACGAGGAGCGGAAACCGGCAACGCGGATGAGGCAAGCATGCATGAGGCTCGCTTCTTCATCCCCGGCATAGTCGCCCCCTGTTGTGGGGCAGGCGTTTGAGTGAACCGGCCAGCGGTGGGGCATGAGGGTGCCACGGCAGGCCATAGCGGGGAAATGATCGGGCGACGGAATAGGCCGCCCGGTGGAATTGGAAGGCGGCAATATGCACATGAATTCATTGGCGGCGAATGCTCTGGACGATACGGACAAAGCATCGCAGGCATTTGGCTCTATTTGCCCAGAAGCGGCGGGGGAAAAGGGAGACATGAAGAATGGCATACTTTTTGAACGTGTCAGTGCTCGCCTAAAGGCGCAGGTCGGTCCCGATGTCTATGCAAGCTGGTTTGCCCGGCTAAAGCTGCATTCGGTTTCCAAGAGTGTCGTGCGGTTGACGGTGCCGACGACTTTTTTGAAGTCTTGGATCAACAACCGTTATCTTGATCTCATCACCAGCCTTTTCCAGGCTGAGGACGCGGAAATTCTCAAGGTCGAGATTCTTGTCCGCACCGCCGCTCGCGGCACAGGCAAGCCGGCCGAAGAAGCCGCTGCACAGGAGCCGGTATCCGGTGGTTCGCCAGCTCGGCGCACGACGATCGCCCAGCCCGCTGGCCAGATCGTGCAGCAGACGGTCTCCGCGGCGGCAGCATCGCGTCCCGCAACCGCCGGCCAGCCGCTGTTCGGTTCGCCGCTCGATAACCGCTTCACCTTCGACACCTTCGTTGAAGGCAGCTCCAATCGCGTCGCTCTTGCGGCCGCAAAGACCATTGCCGAAGCAGGCCAGGGCGCAGTGCGCTTCAACCCGCTCTTCGTTCATTCCACGGTCGGTCTCGGCAAGACCCATCTGCTGCAGGCAATCGCCAATGCAGCCGTACAGAACCCGCGCCAGCTGCGCGTCGTCTACCTGACGGCGGAATACTTCATGTGGCGTTTCGCGACTGCGATCCGCGACAATGACGCGCTGACGCTGAAGGACTCGCTGCGCAACATCGACCTTCTGATCATCGACGACATGCAGTTCTTGCAGGGCAAGATGATCCAGCACGAGTTTTGCCATCTCCTGAACATGCTGCTCGACAGCGCCAAGCAGGTCGTCGTCGCAGCCGACCGTGCGCCTTGGGAGTTGGAATCGCTCGATCCGCGCGTTCGTTCGCGTCTGCAGGGTGGCGTGGCGATCGAGCTGGACGGTCCGGATTACGAGATGCGTCTTGAAATCCTCAAGCGCCGTCTGGCGGTAGCACGCACGGAAGATCCGTCGCTGGATATGTCGCCAGAACTGCTGAACCACGTTGCACGCAGCATCACGGCAAGTGGCCGCGAGCTGGAAGGCGCCTTCAACCAGCTGCTCTTCCGTCGCTCCTTCGAGCCGAACCTGACGGTCGAGCGCGTCGATGAACTCCTTGCTCACCTTGTCGGCTCTGGCGAGCCGCGCCGGGTTCGCATCGAGGACATCCAGCGCATCGTCGCACGGCATTACAACGTCTCGCGTCAGGAACTGGTTTCGAACCGCCGTACGCGCGTCATCGTCAAGCCGCGGCAGATCGCCATGTACCTGTCGAAGACGCTGACACCTCGTTCGTTCCCGGAGATCGGCCGCCGTTTCGGTGGACGCGACCACACCACGGTTCTTCACGCCGTGCGCAAGATCGAGGAACTGATTTCGGGAGACACCAAGCTGTCGCACGAGATCGAGCTGCTCAAGCGCCTTATCAACGAATAGGCTGGGCTTGTTCACAATGTTCTATGGCCGGGAGCAATCCCGGCCATTTTCTTTTATAAGGGTTTTATTCTATACCGCCTGAGTACGCCGCAGGAGGAGTGCGGCGCTTAGGAGGAAAAGAATGACTTTCACGAAAATTGCCGTCATCGGCCTGGGCAAGGTCGGACGGCTGGCGGCAACGCTTTTGCACGAAGGGGGCTTCGAGGTCATCGGTGTCGATGCGCAGCCGCCCGTCGGCGAGCTGCCTTTCGCATTCCGGAGCGGCAATATTTCCGACCCGGTGGTGATTGGAGAGTTGCTGTCTAATGTCGAGGCGGTGCTGTCGTGCCTGCCGTATCATCTCAACATGGCGCTGGCTCGCGCGGCCCACACGGCAGGCATCCACTATTTTGACCTGACCGAAGACGTTCCGACCACGAACTTCATCATCGAGCTTTCAAAAACGGCACGCGGCCTGATGGCACCGCAATGCGGTCTCGCCCCGGCTTCGTCGGCATTGTCGGCGCGAGCCTTGCCGATGAGTTCGACCGTTGCCGCTCGATCCGGATGCGCGTCGGCGCCCTGCCGCAAAATCCGACCGGGCTTCTGGGCTACGCCTTCAACTGGTCACCTGAGGGCGTCGTCAACGAATATCTCAATGACTGCGAAGTCATTGAAGGCGGCGTGCGCAAGCTCGTCTCGCCGATGGAGTGGCTGGAAACCATCTATGTCGAAGGCGTCAAGCTCGAGGCCTTCACGACATCAGGCGGTCTCGGCACGATGTGCGATACCTTGCTCGGCAAGGTCGACAATCTC harbors:
- a CDS encoding SDR family oxidoreductase, which codes for MNRLIGKVAIVTGASSGIGRETAKLFAAEGAKVIVGARRKPELDSLVEEIKAAGGEAVAVAGDVRSEDYHKELVSTAVAHYGKLDIAFNNAGTLGEAGPSTGVSESGFAETLAINLTASFLAAKHQIAQMEQNGGGSVIFTSTFVGYSFAFPGVAAYAASKSGLIGLTQALAAEFGPKNVRVNAVLPGAVDTDMYREMNDTSDKQSFITNLHALKRVAAPAELARSVLYLASDDASFVTGTASLVDGGASITRT
- a CDS encoding SDR family oxidoreductase, with translation MARLQNKTALITGGTSGIGLETARQFIAEGARVAITGSSARSVEAARAEFGDKVLVIQADAGDVAGQRVVAGAISDAFGHLDILFVNAGIAEFGPIEQWGEDAFDKSISVNVKGPFFLVQALLPIFSKQASIVLNTSINAHIGMPNSSVYALTKGALLTLAKTLSGELVGRGIRVNAVSPGPISTPLYGKLGMSEADSAAMAAHIQSQIPVGRFGDPDEVAKTIVFLASDEARFIVGSELVIDGGMSNL
- a CDS encoding LysR family transcriptional regulator; its protein translation is MIRIEGVVAFVAVVEAGSVSEAARRLRLSKSVVSERLSELERSLGGMLLHRTTRKLTLTEDGTAFLERATRIVREIEEAAADMAVRRGSLAGPIRIAAPVTFGRMHLGPALYPFLAAHPDIELTLDIDDRRVDVSSEGYDAVIRHGPIIDSRLVVWKLSRSRRLLVAAPDYLARAGRPAALADLDRHKGIYYTNRGVADWRFQTPEGALVVRAKLAVGINNGDMIRDAAVAGLGIALLPAFIAGPAVKEGLLEEIDVGYRPEPEFIYMAHPEGRNPSAKLRAVADHLRKTFKDPPYWDPAG
- a CDS encoding MFS transporter yields the protein MPRAADKQLDVLESPSLPNLQLVQAQPEPKEKQYLFRGTAPYRRASIALFLSGFATFSLLYCVQPLMPIFAADFHISPAASSLSLSLSTGFLAFAIFCAAAVSESFGRRSLMFASLLGAALCTIACSLVPSWHALLVIRALEGLLLGGVPAVAMAYLSEEIDPRGLGASMGLYIAGNAFGGMAGRVVTGTLAEFFSWRIALGTLGFLGLAAAVGFFLLLPASRNFTPRRGFDARFHLRAWIGHVSNPALPFLFAIGFLAMGTFVTVYNYIGFRLVLPPYSLNQTELGLIFTVYLFGIAASWIAGMLGDRIGHFVVLPAGIAMAAAGVAATLSSSLPLIILGIVLLTSGFFVAHSVASALVGRLARGTKGHASSLYLLSYYVGSSVAGSAGGYFWSADGWNAVVLFTLALLAVGMIAALVAARLSRR
- the ubiE gene encoding bifunctional demethylmenaquinone methyltransferase/2-methoxy-6-polyprenyl-1,4-benzoquinol methylase UbiE is translated as MSESRTSAEGGMETSYGFREVADGEKQGLVNEVFHKVAKRYDIMNDVMSVGMHRVWKDAMISALNPRKEPGYRTLDVAGGTGDIAFRIIEASNRMAHSTVLDINGSMLSVGAERAAKKKLSDNLTFVEANAEDLPFEPNSFDAYTIAFGIRNVPRIDVALSEAYRVLKRGGRLLVLEFSEVDMPLLDRVYDTWSFNAIPKFGKAITGEAEPYQYLVESIRKFPNQENFAEMIRGAGFSRVSFTNYTGGIAALHSGWKL
- the ubiB gene encoding 2-polyprenylphenol 6-hydroxylase, which gives rise to MSTLGAYFRLWRVGWILVREGVISALPSEDLPPAVGIAKSVAGVFARNRSKSKKRSDRLAQAVERLGPSYVKIGQFLATRPDVVGVEFADDLSQLQDRMAFFPPEAAKASIASSLGRPIEELYASFGDPIAAASIAQVHPAEVDTPSGRKKVAVKVVRPGVRQRFTHDIEAMYLVAHMQERFMPSSRRLRPVEVTKTLEQTTKVEMDLRLEAAALSEIAENTAKDPGFRVPTVDWERTGRDVITMEWIDGVKMSDVEGLRAAGHDLNALADTLIQSFLRHTLRDGFFHADMHPGNLFVDAQGDIVAVDMGIVGRLGKKERRFLAEILYGFITRDYIRVAEVHFEAGYVPGHHNVESFAQAIRAIGEPIHGQPAETISMGKLLTLLFEVTELFDMATRPELVMLQKTMVVVEGVSRILNPRFNMWKASEPVVGDWIRNNLGPKRIVADLKDGLKAAVKLAEAAPEIAAKTEKFHHELLYMSEHGLRFDASTAEAIGKSEARHNRSGRFALWIIALTLIYIAWTLS
- a CDS encoding VOC family protein — its product is MISITSLDHLVLTVADIEASCAFYARVLGMSVETFGEGRKALKFGHQKINLHQVKREFEPKAARPTPGSADLCFIAETPLAAVVAHLRAEAVEILEGPVARTGATGPIMSVYFRDPDNNLIEISNPVS
- a CDS encoding LysR family transcriptional regulator, which codes for MELRHIRYFLAVAEQENFTRAAAKLGIGQPPLSQQIRDLEQEIGAMLFHRVPHGAELTEAGRAFLPEAMAAVAAAEKAKLAAQRATRGETGRLALGFTASSAFNTAVSGTIRRFRGHWPDVSLSLTEMNSNWLMEKLMRQEIDAAFIRPGLEDPKDVLLKRLADEPMLVALPGHHELAKRRAVPLAALAGEPFILFPRTVGLSLYDDIVRGCRDAGFELVVTQEAPQIPSVVNLVAADLGVSIVPASIAHLALDGVAYRPIEGPPLVARLGLAMLKAQRSRVVANLMSLV